Proteins found in one Microbacterium sp. LWS13-1.2 genomic segment:
- a CDS encoding LPXTG cell wall anchor domain-containing protein, with product MPHIISTPMPRFLPQAALVATLALGAVIAVPTAANASTIYPPSGSCTTTPATAQAGGTIVFACAAETFSSDETVTITVTGENGAGASIGMVRFAITTASDTTSSAEDGSLAPIDIALPSNATGTYNIAAVSSTSAGGTAAVTITGADGLPATGLDQGQTIGLWIGGGALLLAGAALAIVAAVRRSRDSR from the coding sequence ATGCCCCACATCATCAGTACACCTATGCCCCGGTTCCTCCCCCAAGCCGCTCTCGTCGCGACGCTCGCACTCGGAGCGGTCATCGCTGTGCCCACGGCGGCGAACGCGTCGACGATCTATCCGCCGTCGGGCTCGTGCACGACCACGCCGGCGACGGCGCAGGCGGGCGGCACCATCGTGTTCGCGTGCGCGGCCGAGACCTTCTCGTCCGACGAGACGGTGACGATCACCGTCACCGGTGAGAACGGCGCCGGCGCGAGCATCGGCATGGTGCGCTTCGCGATCACCACCGCCAGCGACACGACGTCCTCCGCCGAGGACGGCTCGCTCGCCCCCATCGACATCGCCCTTCCCTCGAACGCGACGGGAACGTACAACATCGCGGCCGTCTCGTCGACGTCCGCCGGCGGCACCGCCGCCGTCACGATCACCGGCGCCGACGGACTGCCCGCGACCGGTCTCGACCAGGGCCAGACCATCGGCCTCTGGATCGGCGGCGGCGCGCTCCTGCTCGCCGGTGCCGCACTCGCGATCGTCGCCGCGGTGCGGCGCTCGCGCGACTCGCGCTGA